The window CCCGCCTGCGCCGACCAGACCGAGGATGGCACTTTCGCGGAAATTGATGTCGATCCGGTACATGGACAGCCCCACCAGACGCGGCATGACCTGCGGCTGCACGCCGTAGTTGATCCATTGCATCCAGCGGGCACCGGAGGCTTTGATGGCTTCAGCCTGCACCTTGTCCATGGATTCAATGTCTTCTGCCAACAGCTTGGACAAAAAGCCGATTGTGGCGAAGGAAAGGGTCAGGAACCCTGCCAGCGGTCCAAATCCGAAGATGGCGACCAGCAGGATGGCGACGATGATTTCCTGCAATGCC is drawn from Oceanipulchritudo coccoides and contains these coding sequences:
- a CDS encoding PhnE/PtxC family ABC transporter permease; protein product: ALQEIIVAILLVAIFGFGPLAGFLTLSFATIGFLSKLLAEDIESMDKVQAEAIKASGARWMQWINYGVQPQVMPRLVGLSMYRIDINFRESAILGLVGAGG